The nucleotide sequence GTCTCCCGACACTCCCCAGATAAAGCACCTGCAAGTTCAATGCGAAAAAACGCACATGCGAGTGAACATCGAGTTCGACAGGCCGTTCTACGGAATGATATTCAGCAAAGGTTTCTACTCGGACCCTCACTGCGTTCACTTGAAGCCCGGCACGGGTCACCTGAGCGCGACCTTCGAGATCTTCCTGAACTCTTGCGGCATGAGTTCCTCCGCTAACCACAACGTGGCGGCGTATGGTGCACCCACGCCGTCCGGTAGCTACGTGGAAAACACCATAATCGTTCAGTATGACCCATACGTGCAGGAAGTGTGGGATCAGGCTAGGAAATTACGGTGCACCTGGTACGACTTCTACGAGAAGGCCGTCACCTTCAGACCGTTCCAGGTGGACATGTTGCATGCGGTCACTGCTAACTTCCTGGGAGACAATCTGCAGTGCTGGATGCAGATACAAGTGGGCAAAGGACCTTGGGCCAGCGAGGTGTCGGGTATAGTCAAAATTGGACAGACCATGACCATGGTGCTGGCTATTAAGGACGATGAGAACAAGTTCGATATGTTGGTGAGGAACTGCGTTGCTCATGATGGAAAGAGGGCTCCTATTCAACTGGTCGATCAGTATGGCTGCGTTGTGAGGCCCAAGATTATGTCCAGGTGAGTATTTTATCTTTTATGCATCATACTTTGCAatttattcttaatttattatttattgcacTTGGTGCTGAGTCCTGAGGATTCATATGTGGAGTCTTTGTGATTAATGTTGTTTTTGATCATTTAGTCAATGTTCAGAAATTTGACAGTCATATATCCAACAGAAACTTGAATTTTGTATTTGTTTTCAGGTTCCAGAAGATAAAGAACTTCGGACCGAGCGCGTCAGTAGTCAGCTTCGCCTACTTCCAGGCCTTCAAGTTCCCTGACAGCATGAACGTCCACTTCCAATGTGTCATACAAGTGTGTCGCTACAATTGTCCCGAGCCAAAATGTGGACATCCTGGGCTGGAGTACGGTGCACCCGCTGCTGGTCTAACTCAGGAGTACGGTACACCAGTGCACCAGAACCTTGGTGCGGAATATGGAGCACCACCAGTACCTGAATACGGTATACCTCCTGGTTTTGCTGATCCTCGACATCCCAGTGGACCTGCTGGGGCTTACAGGTGAGATAGTTTGAAGTTTCTgatgaatatattaattgcgAAGTTAGGAGTGAAATTATGACAGAGTTTGAAATTGTGATAGAGTTTGAAAATGTCTCTTCAATTGATGTCATATTGCCAATGCAAGTTGACGAATTACTCCAAGTTTAATTCACATTGACCATCGAAGGAGTTAATTATACAAGTTGACTTCAGTGACCGAAATCTGTTTCTTTCCAAACAGCGAGCCAAATGCGGACGTAGTCCCAGCACCACAAGCGCAAACCTCATCCTCCTCGCCGAGTTCGACGCCGGGTGACGCGACGGCCAGCAGCTCGCCACAGAGTCCGCAGGATAACATTCACCTTCCTCCACCTCCACTTCCTGGTCACCCAGCAGCGGCCTACCAGACCGTGAAGAGAAAGGGAACCGCCGGGTCCGAGGAGCTCGAGGGTAACCTAGCCACCCTCGGAGGTCGGCCGAGGTCGGTTGAAGGTTTTCCAGCCGAGCTTAGGGGTGCCAGAAGGCGAAGGTCGGACGACCACGAATTGCTGGAAGACGATGATTCCGTAAGTACATAACTCACTGTTCGCACGCCA is from Megachile rotundata isolate GNS110a chromosome 2, iyMegRotu1, whole genome shotgun sequence and encodes:
- the dyl gene encoding transmembrane protein dusky-like, giving the protein MMERTRRSIRKTTLILLLPLLLARVKCEAPLVDSSALPLEHRSVYGPPAQYGPPATHGAEENWPLASPDTPQIKHLQVQCEKTHMRVNIEFDRPFYGMIFSKGFYSDPHCVHLKPGTGHLSATFEIFLNSCGMSSSANHNVAAYGAPTPSGSYVENTIIVQYDPYVQEVWDQARKLRCTWYDFYEKAVTFRPFQVDMLHAVTANFLGDNLQCWMQIQVGKGPWASEVSGIVKIGQTMTMVLAIKDDENKFDMLVRNCVAHDGKRAPIQLVDQYGCVVRPKIMSRFQKIKNFGPSASVVSFAYFQAFKFPDSMNVHFQCVIQVCRYNCPEPKCGHPGLEYGAPAAGLTQEYGTPVHQNLGAEYGAPPVPEYGIPPGFADPRHPSGPAGAYSEPNADVVPAPQAQTSSSSPSSTPGDATASSSPQSPQDNIHLPPPPLPGHPAAAYQTVKRKGTAGSEELEGNLATLGGRPRSVEGFPAELRGARRRRSDDHELLEDDDSSIYRTVTVFSTHVYKRAAQEMTDVNTSRTIQVVAPGDVNFALGTTNSSNDTTVVIQNASASADPETICMSLPGFVGGLVMLLLVVVVASLVAAFLFVRVRAMDRKNVGVAGSGFVHPAYATENCSVPNPEFVKVAN